A single Botrytis cinerea B05.10 chromosome 1, complete sequence DNA region contains:
- the Bchir1 gene encoding Bchir1 — translation MKFIKPSWLSHSGEQKDHEVYSLHVSPDGKRLATAAGDGHVRIWSTEAILGAAGENPPAIPRQLCHMSYHSGTIHTVRFSPNGRWLASGADDKIICIYQLDTQPAAHSASFGTNEPPPVENWKIVKRLIGHDSDVQDLGWAYDSSIMVSVGLDSKIVVWSGHTFEKLKTLSVHQSHVKGITFDPANKFFATASDDRTIKLFRFTSPPPNATAYECMNNFTFEHSIAAPFNSSPLTTYFRRCSWSPDGNHIAAANAVNGPVSSVAIVNRGAWDSDINLIGHEGPVEVCTFSPRLFSKNEFTSETTDQNGYSTQPLVTVIACAGQDKSLSIWNTSSSRPLLICQQLARKSISDLAWSPDGLSLFVASLDGTIIAAHFLKGELGHIAPLMENEKALNKFGGNRKGAGVVEDVSSIQLEEISRADERQKTEGKMSALMGGSGPVVVNNGNSSSTPMTGVINAAPTSNGKASQQPETQQPAPADPNAERLDALKQRVTITKEGKKRVAPLLVSASSTGLSSLPQSQLMASSSNNVQNEAPVSILDLSKPYDGLPRGGLTAMLLGNKRKAIVMEGDEEEDDDEYPNKRSAPASGPVPIVINGVSGLENALPIPPVNGVVPTPEFIRPAVVNPSLSVSQVRLAVPKIRSHVVRSLNRGNLASANSNGAGGSDEGAKVSEDVILEARNPIVIAPVQVKDPCRISTIKRGITLWQDFLPRAVILVTGNKNFWAAACEDGSIYTWTPAGRRIFNALVTESQPVIIECRGWWLLCITAVGMCHVWNLKTLASPHPPVSMAPILEIAMHSLGTHTTFAPGVTSAHLNSTGHIIVTLSNGDGYMYSPKMFIWQRLSEAWWAVGSQYWNSNDSSISHLQSTGVGPESRKDGEIDSSNLSAGIIPHLERHTTGEVLLKGRAYHLQRLIKTLLSKDGFEGFESGVSIAHLENRVAAALQLQAKDDFRLYLFMYAKRLGAEGLKNKIEELLRSIIGGILQEKSDLSTAEKGEGWMSEDDQLCGWDRKELLKGVVLILGKYRDSQRLTVQYARVLDMVDHETI, via the exons ATGAAATTTATCAAGCCTTCTTGGCTTTCTCACAGCG GAGAGCAGAAAGACCACGAAGTCTACAGTCTCCATGTATCGCCCGATGGTAAACGACTGGCGACAGCTGCTGGAG ATGGCCACGTTAGAATTTGGTCAACAGAGGCGATTCTCGGGGCAGCAGGGGAAAACCCACCTGCAATACCAAGGCAGTTATGCCATATGAGTTATCATTCAGGCACTATACATACTGTTCGGTTCTCGCCAAATGGACGATGGCTGGCTTCTGGAGCAGACGACAaaattatttgtatttatcaACTGGATACACAGCCAGCAGCACATTCTGCATCCTTCG GAACCAATGAGCCACCACCGGtagagaattggaaaattgTTAAGCGTCTGATTGGACATGATAGCGATGTACAGGATCTTGGATGGGCTTATGATTCTTCGATAATGGTATCCGTAGGGCTGGACTCGAAGATTGTTGTTTGGTCAGGGCATACATTTGAAAAACTCAAAACTCTATCGGTCCATCAGAGTCACGTCAAAGGAATTACATTCGATCCAGCAAACAAATTTTTTGCGACTGCTAGTGATGATCGAACGATCAAGCTCTTTCGATTTACCTCACCGCCACCTAATGCTACTGCTTATGAATGCATGAACAACTTTACTTTTGAACACTCAATAGCCGCACCATTTAATTCGTCACCTCTCACGACATATTTCCGACGATGTTCTTGGTCTCCAGATGGTAACCACATAGCCGCAGCAAATGCAGTCAATGGGCCTGTGAGCTCTGTTGCAATTGTGAATCGGGGAGCCTGGGATAGTGATATCAATCTAATTGGCCATGAAGGTCCAGTGGAGGTTTGCACATTTTCGCCGCGTTTGTTTAGCAAGAACGAGTTCACCTCTGAAACTACGGATCAAAATGGTTACAGTACACAGCCTCTGGTTACGGTAATCGCCTGTGCTGGACAGGATAAAAGTTTGAGTATTTGGAATACCAGCAGCTCTCGGCCATTACTCATTTGCCAACAGTTGGCCAGAAAGTCAATTTCTGATCTTGCTTGGTCACCAGATGGACTGTCTCTCTTCGTCGCGAGTTTAGATGGAACAATAATCGCTGCACACTTCTTGAAGGGCGAGCTAGGTCATATTGCACCATTGATGGAAAATGAGAAAGCTTTGAATAAATTTGGTGGCAATCGCAAAGGTGCCGGTGTTGTTGAAGACGTGTCGTCAATCCAATTGGAAGAGATAAGCAGGGCCGATGAACGTCAAAAAACAGAAGGAAAGATGAGCGCCCTGATGGGAGGCTCCGGTCCAGTAGTCGTCAATAATGGAAATTCGTCGTCAACCCCAATGACCGGGGTAATCAATGCAGCCCCAACTTCGAATGGCAAGGCTTCACAACAACCAGAGACCCAACAGCCAGCTCCAGCTGATCCCAATGCAGAAAGATTGGACGCTTTAAAACAACGAGTTACAATTACGAAAGAGGGGAAAAAGCGTGTAGCGCCCTTACTTGTCTCTGCGTCAAGTACAGGATTGTCATCTTTACCCCAATCTCAGCTCATGGCGTCGAGTTCCAACAATGTTCAGAATGAAGCACCGGTAtcaatattagatttatcCAAACCTTACGATGGACTCCCAAGAGGTGGTCTTACGGCCATGCTGTTAGGCAATAAGAGGAAAGCCATTGTTATGGAaggtgatgaagaagaagatgatgatgaatatccTAACAAGCGATCAGCACCAGCTTCTGGACCCGTTCCAATAGTAATCAATGGGGTTAGTGGATTGGAAAACGCTTTACCGATACCACCGGTCAATGGCGTTGTTCCAACCCCAGAATTCATTCGGCCAGCTGTTGTCAACCCATCTCTGTCGGTTAGTCAGGTACGCTTAGCAGTGCCAAAAATAAGAAGCCACGTTGTCAGATCCCTCAATCGCGGCAACCTTGCATCAGCAAATAGTAACGGTGCTGGAGGATCTGATGAAGGTGCAAAAGTATCCGAGGATGTGATATTGGAGGCCCGGAATCCCATTGTGATAGCCCCTGTTCAGGTCAAAGACCCTTGCCGAATCAGCACCATCAAACGAGGTATCACATTGTGGCAAGACTTTCTTCCTAGGGCTGTCATCTTAGTTACAGGTAACAAGAACTTTTGGGCGGCCGCTTGTGAAGATGGAAGTATTTACACATGGACCCCTGCGGGTCGCAGGATATTCAACGCTCTCGTGACTGAATCTCAACCAGTTATTATTGAATGCCGAGGCTGGTGGTTACTCTGCATTACAGCTGTTGGAATGTGCCATGTTTGGAACCTCAAAACTCTCGCCTCACCACATCCACCTGTCTCCATGGCACCAATTTTAGAAATTGCCATGCACTCATTGGGCACACATACAACATTTGCTCCAGGTGTAACATCAGCCCATCTTAACTCGACTGGTCATATCATTGTTACACTGAGCAACGGTGACGGTTACATGTATTCTCCTAAGATGTTTATTTGGCAGCGATTGTCTGAAGCATGGTGGGCTGTGGGCAGTCAGTACTGGAACTCTAATGACTCCTCAATCAGCCATTTGCAATCTACAGGGGTTGGTCCCGAAAGTCGAAAAGACGGCGAGATTGATAGCTCAAACTTATCAGCAGGGATCATTCCTCACCTGGAAAGACATACTACCGGTGAAGTGCTACTCAAAGGTAGAGCCTACCACCTACAACGACTCATCAAAACCTTACTCTCCAAAGATGGTTTTGAAGGCTTTGAATCAGGTGTCAGCATTGCTCATCTCGAAAATCGCGTTGCTGCTGCCTTGCAGCTTCAGGCCAAGGATGACTTCCGCCTCTATCTATTCATGTACGCGAAACGTCTTGGGGCAGAGGGGCTCAAGAACAAGATCGAGGAGCTTTTACGCAGCATCATTGGTGGAATTTTACAAGAAAAAAGCGATCTTTCCACAGCTGAAAAGGGGGAAGGATGGATGAGTGAAGATGATCAATTGTGTGGATGGGACCGGAAAGAGCTCCTGAAAGGGGTTGTACTAATATTGG GCAAATATCGAGATTCGCAGAGACTGACGGTACAATATGCGAGGGTGCTCGATATGGTCGACCACGAAACTATCTGA
- the Bcdal81 gene encoding Bcdal81, which yields MSTPTSIARTAPIAIASKKPHLDTILDTPNNSSNGRDISSLSTSVSSAASMDLGNNMRSRKDRPCDACRRRKSRCVINEGQSTCVLCQFHSQDCTFLSSPQPRKRKLNADGKEESMAKRRSPDRNFERSRPHESSISSTGATNSLTEDLANIGGPTLLKRTLGLQHDRFSQYIGPTTDFEPSLIDLSPFDPQDESLLSRGTLRKVSDVDTFLMLPDHTTPGHEHQIEDVDAVEDLVAPHGPILLDLYFRIIHPNFPILQKNVFWEKYNRSYREFSPPLLAAVYILAINWWDHSEELAHLPRPDLKELERLARVTLSDAMNRPKLSTVQAGLLLSQAPEGDQWAPTAQLVAISQELGLHLDCSNWKIPPWERGLRKRLAWALYMQDKWGSLVHGRPSHIFATNWAVLPLSQNDFPDIEHDDTNDEQSAEHDRGRQLFCQMIALSLILSEVLDTFYTLSAMSNVANAGAQGTVLVLQLAKPVQLKLKDWYSALPACLRMDAPPTSSKLSLSSTGFLHLAYFATEITLHRRIIRSLTPPPNSSHTHIKIEGQSSPVQPDPYIQHICRSAAKTRLISAMDFVNRLTTSHLRSFWYFASKTNFALIGTFGSLLWATAPGREEAEWYRRRLGEYRWTLGVSCKGGELTRWAMGMLDTSTGLLKGLPEKPALSRVGSVGEGMEASGGPRRVSGNPLGFVGGSLPTGFGSIGVGMGLGGGTGFGIEGTGSRMNGRITTGIDEEMTGLAESSGLVSPSTSVSSSEESRGERYDGYMLPHPRFVDERYQD from the exons ATGTCGACTCCAACTTCTATAGCACGTACTGCCCCAATTGCCATTGCTTCCAAGAAACCTCATCTAGATACCATTCTCGATACTCCTAACAATTCATCAAACGGCAGAGACATCTCTAGTTTGTCAACCAGTGTGAGTAGTGCGGCATCGATGGATCTAGGAAATAACATGAGAAGTCGAAAGGATAGACCATGTGATGCTTgtaggaggaggaagagtaGATGTGTAATCAATGAAGGGCAGTCCACGTGTGTTCTTTGCCAGTTTCATTCTCAGGATTGCACCTTCTTGTCAAGTCCACAGccgaggaaaagaaaattgaatgcAGATGGGAAGGAAGAATCCATGGCTAAAAGAAG ATCTCCTGATAGGAATTTCGAAAGGTCCAGACCCCACGAGTCTAGCATATCTAGTACTGGTGCTACCAATTCACTGACCGAGGATTTGGCAAACATTGGGGGCCCAACGTTGTTAAAGCGAACGTTGGGGTTACAGCATGATCGATTCAGTCAATACATTGGCCCAACTACAGACTTCGAGCCTTCACTCATTGATTTATCACCGTTTGACCCACAAGACGAGAGTTTGTTATCGAGAGGGACATTAAGAAAAGTGAGCGATGTTGATACGTTTTTAATGCTTCCGGATCATACGACTCCCGGCCACGaacatcaaattgaagatgtggatgCGGTTGAGGATTTGGTGGCGCCACACGGTCCTATACTACTGGATTTATATTTCCGTATCATTCATCCAAACTTCCCCATCCTTCAGAAGAATGTATTTTGGGAGAAGTACAACAGATCTTACCGAGAATTTTCTCCGCCTCTTTTGGCTGCCGTATACATTCTTGCGATCAATTGGTGGGACCACAGTGAAGAACTTGCACATCTGCCTAGGCCCGACCTTAAGGAGCTGGAAAGATTAGCAAGAGTGACATTGTCGGATGCTATGAACAGACCCAAACTATCAACCGTACAAGCCGGACTCTTACTATCCCAAGCCCCAGAAGGTGACCAATGGGCACCAACCGCACAACTCGTAGCAATTTCCCAAGAATTAGGTCTTCATCTCGACTGTTCGAATTGGAAAATCCCGCCATGGGAACGCGGACTTCGCAAACGTCTCGCTTGGGCATTATATATGCAAGATAAATGGGGATCTTTAGTGCATGGACGACCGTCCCATATATTCGCTACGAATTGGGCTGTCCTTCCCTTATCCCAGAATGATTTTCCGGATATCGAACACGATGACACTAACGACGAGCAAAGTGCCGAACACGATCGCGGCAGACAACTTTTCTGTCAAATGATAGCCCTCTCCCTGATTCTCTCCGAAGTTTTAGATACCTTCTATACGCTATCTGCTATGTCTAATGTGGCTAATGCTGGGGCTCAAGGCACAGTCCTTGTCCTTCAGCTCGCGAAGCCCGTGCAGCTCAAACTCAAAGACTGGTATTCGGCACTCCCTGCTTGTCTCCGTATGGACGCTCCTCCCACCTCTTCGAAACTATCCTTGTCCTCCACCGGTTTTCTACATCTCGCGTATTTTGCAACGGAAATCACCCTTCATCGTCGCATCATCCGTTCCTTGACGCCTCCTCCGAACTCCTCGCACACTCACATCAAAATCGAAGGGCAATCATCTCCCGTCCAACCAGATCCTTATATCCAACACATCTGTCGCAGTGCAGCAAAAACCCGCTTAATATCCGCCATGGATTTTGTGAACCGACTCACGACTAGTCATTTGAGGTCCTTCTGGTACTTCGCAAGTAAGACGAACTTTGCGCTGATAGGAACTTTTGGATCTTTGTTGTGGGCGACGGCGCCGGGAAGAGAGGAGGCCGAGTGGTATAGAAGGAGGTTGGGAGAATATAGGTGGACTTTAGGGGTTAGCTGTAAAGGAGGCGAGCTGACAAGATGGGCTATGGGTATGTTGGATACGAGTACAGGTTTATTAAAGGGGTTGCCTGAGAAACCAGCTTTGAGTAGAGTGGGAAGTGTAGGAGAAGGGATGGAGGCAAGTGGAGGCCCAAGAAGAGTGTCTGGCAACCCGTTGGGATTTGTGGGCGGGAGTCTACCTACTGGGTTTGGAAGCATAGGAGTAGGGATGGGACTTGGAGGCGGTACTGggtttggaattgaagggACAGGAAGTAGGATGAATGGGAGAATAACCACTGGTATTGATGAGGAAATGACAGGTCTAGCAGAAAGCAGTGGGTTGGTTAGCCCAAGTACGAGTGTTAGCAGCAGTGAGGAGAGCAGAGGCGAACGCTACGACGGTTACATGTTGCCTCATCCGAGGTTTGTGGATGAGAGGTATCAGGATTGA